GGACTGATCGAGGTCGACGTCACCACCGCACGCGAACGGCTCACGCGTCCAGCGCACCAGGTGTCGTTCACGGCGTTCGTCGTCGCCACGGTCGCGCGCGCCGTCACAGCGCATCCCCAGGTCAACGCCCGTCGTGTCGGCCACCGTCTCGTGCTGTTCGACGACGTCGACGTGGTCGTGACGATCGAGCGGCCTGTCGACGGCGCGCCTACGCCGATGCCGACCATCCTGCACGGCCTCGACAGGCAGTCCTGTGCAGACATCACCGGACAGATCAGCACGCTCAGGCAGCGGCCGGTCACCCGTGCAGGCGACCTGACCGGCAACCGGCTGCTCGCCACGGTGCCCGGGGTGATCCGCCGGCTCGCGCTGCGCGCGGCCGGCCGCGTTCCCGCCGCCGCGGCCCGCTTCGCGCCGCCGATCGGGATCAGCTCGCTTGGGATGTTCGACGCGGGTGGCTGGGGC
The genomic region above belongs to Euzebyales bacterium and contains:
- a CDS encoding 2-oxo acid dehydrogenase subunit E2 — encoded protein: MSDGARGDRRYRVVPYPRQRQPVLDVLATAARQYTIHGLIEVDVTTARERLTRPAHQVSFTAFVVATVARAVTAHPQVNARRVGHRLVLFDDVDVVVTIERPVDGAPTPMPTILHGLDRQSCADITGQISTLRQRPVTRAGDLTGNRLLATVPGVIRRLALRAAGRVPAAAARFAPPIGISSLGMFDAGGWGIPLSPMTLMVTVGGIIQRPALIDGELVERELLPLTLSFDHAVVDGAPAARFAATLRRLFESAAALDGAGTDHDSHTR